A part of Solea solea chromosome 8, fSolSol10.1, whole genome shotgun sequence genomic DNA contains:
- the gadd45ga gene encoding growth arrest and DNA-damage-inducible, gamma a, with protein sequence MTLEEINGQMNTMENADRVQSAGAALEELLIAAKKQDYLTVGVYESAKVMNVDPDSVAFCVLATDEEYECDIALQIHFTLIQAFCFDNDINVVRVNDIERLADLVGADGTGEPKDAHCILVTSPSANPWKDPALDKLSLFCEESRSVYDWVPAITLPER encoded by the exons ATGACTCTGGAGGAGATTAACGGACAAATGAACACAATGGAAAACGCAGACAG GGTGCAAAGTGCTGGCGCAGCCctggaggagctgctgatcgCCGCAAAGAAGCAGGATTACCTGACAGTGGGAGTTTATGAATCTGCTAAAGTCATGAATGT tgaTCCAGACAGCGTGGCATTCTGCGTCCTCGCCACGGATGAGGAGTACGAGTGTGACATCGCTCTTCAGATCCACTTCACCCTCATCCAGGCTTTCTGCTTCGACAACGACATCAACGTGGTGCGCGTCAATGACATCGAGCGCCTCGCGGACCTCGTGGGCGCCGACGGGACCGGCGAGCCCAAAGACGCACACTGCATTCTTGTCACG AGCCCCAGTGCAAACCCGTGGAAAGACCCCGCTCTGGATAAGCTGAGTCTGTTCTGCGAGGAGAGCCGCAGCGTGTATGACTGGGTGCCCGCCATCACTCTCCCAGAGCGCTGA
- the creb3l3l gene encoding cAMP responsive element binding protein 3-like 3 like — MSMTEDLPDMDGTDLLGMLFHDGSTEPFFPDGSGLIESWLSEQDMLTGMDTEDFLSSLLEEEDTMGTICPSHSPLGSDSGISDDSSTGVGNNNALGCPSPHSSDSDVVPSPSYSQPSPVHSDPALAPGELHTESVEALTVKADHSYSLLQSGGTDMDILQSVRAERPDTDVFIDLDDLVSEEMDEDDDDVTSELPCTLAIEELTEVSTLTNKTDQFQFKEIVLSEEEKRLLNKEGVTIPTHMPLTKAEERSLKRIRRKIRNKQSAQESRKKKKVYVDGLENRVAICTAHNLELQKKVQLLHKQNISLIEQLKKLQSMVKMSTMKVSTTSTCVMVFLLSFCLIIFPSVNPFGGKAEQKEIYTPTSIISRTLRSLPQDSTYAMSYLEPEEDDYTFGTQAEVDNVKAIFTQSSPKNHTPDYQRVEQPDSETGVNSNSSADFASPAQAAEMKPGPAGGLGISQEGSIDPVVAYEVAGSKDNWIDRNPPSVILPQHHSDEM; from the exons ATGTCAATGACTGAGGATCTTCCAGACATGGATGGAACAGATCTGTTGGGGATGCTGTTTCATGACGGATCTACTGAGCCCTTCTTTCCTGATGGGAGCGGGCTCATCGAATCCTGGCTGTCTGAACAAGAT ATGCTCACCGGTATGGATACTGAAGACTTTCTGTCCAGCTTGTTAGAAGAGGAGGACACTATGGGGACTATCTGTCCCTCTCATTCTCCCTTGGGCAGTGACAGTGGCATTTCTGATGACAGCAGCACTGGGGTTGGAAACAACAATGCTCTGGGATGCCCAAGTCCTCACAGCAGTGATAGTGATGTTGTGCCCAGCCCCAGTTACTCGCAGCCCAGTCCTGTGCACTCAGACCCTGCACTGGCCCCTGGAGAGCTCCACACAGAGAGTGTGGAGGCCTTGACAGTCAAGGCAGATCACAGCTACTCTTTGCTGCAGAGTGGAGGGACAGACATGGATATCCTGCAGAGTGTGAGGGCAGAGAGGCCAGATACAGATGTCTTCATTGATCTGG ACGACCTGGTGAGTGAGGAAATGGATGAGGACGATGACGACGTCACCAGTGAGCTCCCCTGCACTTTGGCCATAGAGGAATTAACCGAGGTTTCCACGTTGACCAACAAAACAGACCAG TTTCAGTTCAAAGAGATTGTActcagtgaggaggagaagcGGCTTCTGAATAAAGAGGGAGTCACCATCCCCACACACATGCCTCTCACAAAG GCAGAGGAGAGGTCCTTGAAGAGGATCAGGAGAAAGATCCGCAACAAGCAGTCTGCTCAGGAAAGccgcaagaagaagaaggtgtatGTCGACGGACTAGAGAACAG GGTTGCCATCTGCACTGCACACAACCTGGAATTGCAAAAGAAAGTCCAATTGCTCCATAAACAGAACAT ATCCTTGATTGAGCAGCTGAAGAAACTACAGTCGATGGTGAAGATGTCGACTATGAAGGTCAGCACAACCAGCACTTGTGTTATG GTGTTCCTGCTCTCGTTCTGCCTCATCATCTTCCCATCAGTCAATCCTTTTGGTGGAAAAGCAGAACAAAAGGAAATCTACACACCCACCTCCA TCATCTCACGGACCTTGCGCTCACTGCCACAAGACAGCACGTATGCCATGTCCTACCTGGAGCCCGAAGAAGATGATTATACATTTGGCACCCAAGCAGAGGTGGATAATGTTAAAGCCATATTTACTCAAAGTAGTCCGAAAAATCACACCCCTGACTACCAGAGAGTGGAGCAACCTGACTCGGAAACAGGCGTCAACAGCAACTCTTCAGCAGACTTCGCCAGTCCCGCTCAGGCTGCAGAGATGAAGCCAGGTCCAGCTGGGGGTTTAGGGATCTCACAGGAAGGATCCATTGACCCGGTGGTGGCATATGAGGTAGCAGGGTCCAAGGATAACTGGATAGACCGGAACCCTCCCTCTGTCATATTACCTCAGCACCACTCTGATGAGATGTAG